The following is a genomic window from Pseudomonas purpurea.
TGGCGCCCGCCCCTACCACCACGCCATCTTCCAGGGTCGGGTGGCGCTTGCCCTTGTTCCAACTGGTGCCGCCCAGGGTCACGCCCTGATAGAGCGTCACGTCATTGCCGATTTCGGCCGTTTCGCCAATGACAATGCCCATACCGTGGTCAATAAAGAAGCGCCGCCCAACCTTGGCGCCCGGGTGAATTTCGATCCCGGTCAACCAGCGACCGAAGTTCGACACCACGCGCGCCAGCCATTTCCAGCCCATGCCCCACAATGCGGAAGAGAGACGATGAATCCAGATCGCATGCATGCCCGGATAGCAGGTCAGCACTTCAAATGCATTACGTGCCGCCGGATCACGGTGGAAAACGCTCTGGATATCTTCACGCAAACGCTCGAACATTATTAATCCTTCCGCTTAAGAAGCTCACCACGGGCCGCTTTCTGGGTTTCCGTGAGGATGCCACGCAAAATATTCATTTCCGCCCGACTGACCGAGCTTCGTCCGTACAACCGGCGCAGGCGCGCCATCAAGTGCCGCGGTTTTTCAGGATCGAGAAATTCGATGGCTACCAGCGTTTGCTCCAGGTGCTCATAGAATCGCTCCAGCTCATCCATGGTCGCCAGTTCGCCACTCTTGGTGGACGCCACTTCATCCTTCTCGACCTTGCTCGGCTGACCTTGGGCCGCCAGCCAGGACATGCGCACTTCATAGCCCAGCACCTGCACCGCAGCCCCGAGGTTCAGCGAGCTGAACTCAGGGTCTGATGGGATGTGCACGTGATAATGACATCGTTGCAGCTCTTCATTGGTCAGGCCGGAGTCTTCACGGCCGAACACCAAAGCGATCTCGGCGCCCTGCGCGGCCTCCTCGACCACTTTCACCCCGCACTCGCGAGGGTCCAGCAGCGGCCAAGGGATCCGACGATCACGAGCACTGGTGCCCAACACCAGATTGCAGCCGACCAAGGCGTCTTCAAGCGTGGCGACGACTTGCGCACTTTCCAGGATATCGCCAGCGCCAGAGGCCCGCGCATCGGCTTCGTGATGAGGGAAAAGCCGTGGTTCGACCAACACCAACCGCGACAGCCCCATGTTCTTCATGGCACGCGCAGCCCCGCCGATATTTCCCGGATGGCTGGTATTGACCAGGACGACACGAATGTTCTGCAGCAAGGGAGGCGCTCTCGGACAGTGAAAAGGGGAGCAAATCTTACAGCTCATCCAGGCATCCCGCCTCAAAAAAAACTGCTCACTTTTGACGGTGCCCACTGTTGCCATGCTGCGTTGCCACGCCTCCCCATAGCCAGCCATGAGCCGTTGCCGCGACTTGCCTGACAACAGTGACCACTCGTCAAAAATTGAACGCATTTCTGAGGCGGGATGCAAAGTTAAGCGATGAAAGCGAACGTCGTCGTTCATCTGTAGAAACTTTCTGCTAGAATGCCCGGCTTTCTTTAACAACCTTAGGTGACACATCCATGCAGCCCATGCTGAATATCGCGCTGCGCGCCGCCCGCAGCGCCAGTGAATTGATCTTCCGCTCCATCGAGCGCCTGGATACCATCAAGGTCGACGAAAAAGACGCCAAGGACTACGTGTCCGAAGTTGACCGCGCCGCCGAACAGAAAATCATCGATGCGTTGCGCAAGGCCTACCCGACTCACGCCATCATGGGCGAAGAAACCGGCATGCACGCCGGCAGCGGCGAAGGCGCAGATTACCTGTGGATCATCGACCCACTGGACGGCACCACCAACTTCCTGCGTGGTGTTCCACACTTCGCCGTGAGCATCGCCTGCAAATACCGCGGCCGTTTGGAACACGCAGTGGTTCTGGACCCGGTTCGCCAGGAAGAATTCACCGCCAGCCGCGGTCGTGGCGCCCAGCTTAACGGTCGTCGCCTGCGTGTCAGCGGTCGTACCAGCCTGGAAGGCGCATTGCTGGGTACGGGCTTCCCGTTCCGTGATGACCAGATGGACAACCTCGAAAACTACCTGGGCATGTTCCGCAGCCTGGTTGGCCAGACCGCCGGCATCCGCCGTGCTGGCGCCGCGAGCCTGGACCTGGCTTACGTTGCCGCGGGTCGTTTCGACGCATTCTGGGAGTCGGGCCTGTCCGAGTGGGACATGGCAGCAGGCGCCCTGCTGATTCAGGAAGCAGGCGGTCTGGTGAGCGACTTTACCGGCGGTCACGACTTCCTTGAAAAAGGCCACATCGTTGCCGGCAACACCAAATGCTTCAAAGCAGTGCTGACGGCCATCCAGCCGCACCTGCCAGCCTCGCTGAAACGCTAAGCGACAGGCACAAAAAAGCACCCTTCGGGGTGCTTTTTTTATGCCTGAAATTTGTGCCTCACCACCCCCCCCCCTGCGGGAGCGAGCTTGCTCGCGATAGCGGCATGTCAGTCGACATCAGTGCTGACTGATAGGTTGTCATCGCGAGCAAGCTCGCTCCCACATTGAGGCGTGGTGTTTTCGGGATGAAATCTCGGGCACAAAAAAAGCACCCGTTCGGGTGCTTTTTTGAGTCTGGCATTCAGCTTACTTCTGAGCAGGCTGGTTCTGCCCCAGGATCAGCTGACCGTCCTTGTTGACCGGAATCTGATTGCCCGGATCACGATCCATCCGCACCTTGCCTTCCTTGCCGTCCAGCGAGTAACGCACGTCGTAACCGACAACCTTGTCACTGATGTCATTCACAGTGTTACAGCGGGTTTGCGTCGTGGTGTAGGTATCACGATTCTGCATACCCTCCTGGACCTTGTTACCGGCATAACCACCACCGACCGCGCCTGCGACCGTGGCAATTTTCTTGCCGGTGCCGCCGCCGATCTGGTTACCCAGCAAACCGCCAGCCAACGCACCTACCACCGTACCGGCGATCTGGT
Proteins encoded in this region:
- a CDS encoding glycine zipper 2TM domain-containing protein, with amino-acid sequence MNKSLLVGAVLGAVGVTAGGAVATYSLVKSGPEYAQVLAVEPVKTQIKTPREVCKDVTVTRQAPVKDQHQIAGTVVGALAGGLLGNQIGGGTGKKIATVAGAVGGGYAGNKVQEGMQNRDTYTTTQTRCNTVNDISDKVVGYDVRYSLDGKEGKVRMDRDPGNQIPVNKDGQLILGQNQPAQK
- the suhB gene encoding inositol-phosphate phosphatase; translated protein: MQPMLNIALRAARSASELIFRSIERLDTIKVDEKDAKDYVSEVDRAAEQKIIDALRKAYPTHAIMGEETGMHAGSGEGADYLWIIDPLDGTTNFLRGVPHFAVSIACKYRGRLEHAVVLDPVRQEEFTASRGRGAQLNGRRLRVSGRTSLEGALLGTGFPFRDDQMDNLENYLGMFRSLVGQTAGIRRAGAASLDLAYVAAGRFDAFWESGLSEWDMAAGALLIQEAGGLVSDFTGGHDFLEKGHIVAGNTKCFKAVLTAIQPHLPASLKR
- the cysE gene encoding serine O-acetyltransferase, encoding MFERLREDIQSVFHRDPAARNAFEVLTCYPGMHAIWIHRLSSALWGMGWKWLARVVSNFGRWLTGIEIHPGAKVGRRFFIDHGMGIVIGETAEIGNDVTLYQGVTLGGTSWNKGKRHPTLEDGVVVGAGAKVLGPFTVGAGAKVGSNAVVTKAVPAGATVVGIPGRIIVKSDDEQEAKRKAMAEKLGFDAYGVSEDMPDPVARAIAQLLDHLQAVDGRLEGMCGALKDLGSPYCAKDLPELREEDFACVKGKDERPAS
- the trmJ gene encoding tRNA (cytosine(32)/uridine(32)-2'-O)-methyltransferase TrmJ — translated: MLQNIRVVLVNTSHPGNIGGAARAMKNMGLSRLVLVEPRLFPHHEADARASGAGDILESAQVVATLEDALVGCNLVLGTSARDRRIPWPLLDPRECGVKVVEEAAQGAEIALVFGREDSGLTNEELQRCHYHVHIPSDPEFSSLNLGAAVQVLGYEVRMSWLAAQGQPSKVEKDEVASTKSGELATMDELERFYEHLEQTLVAIEFLDPEKPRHLMARLRRLYGRSSVSRAEMNILRGILTETQKAARGELLKRKD